Part of the Prunus persica cultivar Lovell unplaced genomic scaffold, Prunus_persica_NCBIv2 scaffold_53, whole genome shotgun sequence genome is shown below.
TAAATATGCATTCTGTCATGCTAAGAGTTCAAATAAGCACTGGCTTTACGAGCCCAAGCTAATTATCCCGTCAAGCGTCATATCCCTCTTCAAAGTGACAAAATTCAAGCATGCCAAGCGACATACAATGCCAagcaaaaaattattattattacaccTAGCCACGCTAcatgcccggggcttgctgAGTGGGTGGATGGTAACGAGctttcatgaggcccattgatgagccaagaaatggaagttttgggctacttgggagccccaaaactcaaactcatttcttgagcccaaatatgtgggtaagcataaaggagagaaaaaagcCCAATACTCTAGAAGATATGACCAAATACCTTAGGAAAAGCCTAGCCCAGTacctaataaaatatctaGCGTTGTGTTCAGCCCTTGCCAAAGCTTCATAGCGGAGTCAACATGAAGCCATTGCAAAACCAGAGGGAATTTGTACGTGTAGGAGGAATACCCATTAGGCAAAAGCTCTATCCATTCTTTTTTCCTCTGCGAGCTCTAATAGGgaaaccaagaagaaaagcagGTGGAGCCTCACCCACATGGAGAGGTCCAGCTGTGTAAAAACCTTGGAACCCTATGAGACTTGTTACCTATGCGCTCTGGTTAAggaaatttcaccaaataggagtgaatggaagaaagtgaaggaaaagCAAGGAGGAGATCCGATAAGATTAAGGGGTCGAAGTGCTTATAAAAAGGAGGCTTCTTCTACCTAGCAAAGTCATCATCTAGGGTGCGACCAAGTTTTGTCAAGCAGCTGGAAATTCACTCAAACCACACCCACTACTTCACCACTAGCTACAACACACATCTGGAGATTAAGCTTTATCTCTCACCTCTGAAACCTCTGCAATTTCGAGCCCCATCCTTCCATTCtctcatattttcccttttggtaAACTCTTCCAAAGCTTGACAGAGTTTTCGTCGAGCTGCCGGAAACTACTCAACACACCTAATATacccccatctctctcttttcaacAAACCCACTTAGAATCCCTTCCCTTTCTCCTTAGAATCCCTATTTCTCATAAGAACtcacagctctctctctttaatgctaaactcatgattgctttgcttccatgccacaagcctctcatgccaagctaagaatttatctgtaagcgaCTTTAGTTTTGCTGGTGAAGGTAACAAAGGTGCTTCTTAAGCCTCAGCTAccctttcgaagcattctCGGGGCCTAATTCTTGAACTCAGACCTAGGGAAAATTTGCACCTAGTTGCTCCTTACGGCAGCCCAGGCACACAGTAGCTGCTGGAACAAGCCCCTATAAGGATTCAGTTGTAACAACTGCACAAGCTTACTTGTGCACCAAGCAGCAAATAGAAACTTGGCACGCATGTCTCTTCCAATGTCATAAGGAATTTTTAATTGTGTTTTTCCTTCAAACAGTAAAAATTTCAAGTAGTtcctttctccttcttcttccacttcaaacagaaaggaaaataagaggtgttaaaataacaatattctttttcttctaaatgAGTATGAAGATCTATTGAAGGGAAGAGACTCTTAGCTAGTTGTATCATGTTTGTTCTGCTACTATAAATTCTAATAATTCGCAGCTCCTACACTATTGTTGCACATATATGAATTATGAAAAAGTTATGCCGTCCAATAtgcttgttttttgttttttgttttaatagaaaaagaaaaagaaaaagaaaaagaaaactatctGTTATGCTTGTTAtgttctctttattttgtcaaaaaaatttcttgagTTTGGCTATTGACAAAAACCATAGCACTTGCACAGTCCCTGAGGGTGGGCAAGGAGGGCGATGGCCATGGGCCTTGCATTTGTAGGGCCccgaattatatattttatatatgtaccAAGTTGATGAAGAATATGATTTTAGAGGAGAATAATTTCAATAGTTTGGCATttggagctcctaaatctgattACAAGTGTTTCTAAAGAGtccaaatgaaaattatgtaaTAGATGAACATCAATTGCATGtatttaagtatttaatttCCAAAAAGTATTTCATTGCTAAAAGTAGCAATCAATGAAAGAAAGCCAATAGGGACtagaaattcttttatttatccAAAAATTCTTGTTAGTAGATTATTTAGCGAGGAAATATGAAAGAGTGCAAATTATTTGTATCGTCattcttgtttattttcagATTGGGGCAACGATTATATGGCCAATACTGGAGCCGTGTTTATTTATCCAAATTGTAGttaattgcataattttttttttccatgttaatttattatattcaagagaatgaaagagaaatgggcatcattttcatttctagCCTAGGGCCACCCAAAAGTCAGGGCTAACCCTGTCTCTAGAGTAAATACAGTGGTCTGTATGTAGGAAAGAATATGAGATTGCTTCCTTGATATCTGTTGATGGCAGAATTATTGGATTTTGTCCATCATCAAGTTATGAGTGTCAATTTCATCATCCCTTATAAATCCAGCACAATGAAGTGTTCCCTGCATGGACAAAATCCAAACTCAATAGCCCATTTATACATtccaaaacaacataataacaTTGATACAATACAATGACAAGATCAGTCTTACTTGTATTGCATCTGTCCAAAAACGTCTACCTCGAATCCTATTTTTCATTTGGTGGACACCTAAAATGTCTAttagtaaaaaaatttagggacATTTTGAAAAAGGTCAAAAGCTTGACGTATGGAGCCAAAAAGTTGGATTTTCTTGCTTTGATGGTCTTTGGATTGATGTTGCATTTTCTTGATAGGATGATCTATTCATGTGAGATGATGATGCTTATGGCTTCACATGGAGTTTATGCTCCCAACATGTTATTTATATTGTGTAGCTCTTCTTTTCATAAGCTATTCCAGTATGAGTTGTCATTGTCTTCTGCTTCAATTTGTTATGCTATCTAGTTATAGATTTCATAAAAAACTCTTGCTCATGTTGTGCTTATCTTGATTTCAAATGTGTCATCTGCTCTCCTGGATGTAGTTTCTGAATAAATTTTGATAAAGTTGGATTGGTTAAGGAGGTTCAGACAATCATCATTGAACAATTGTTGCTCAGTTATTATTGCTCCTCTGTATTTTTGAATGTCCTACTTGGTAGAGATATATGTCTTTACTGTTTCTACTGGACTAAGCAGTATgagaaataataatactacGTTATGCTCTATCTGGATAAATATTATCCTTAAACTATTCTGGGCGTATGCTCTATCTGGATAAATATTATCCTTAAACTATTCTGGGCGTATGCTAGTAAAATCTAATTTTACGCTCTTTCATAAAGGAATATAAAACTTATAACTTTTATTTTGGGGAAAATGAATCTAAATATTCCTCTTATGTGATCAATTACAAAATCATTTGGACTGGACGACGAGACTTGGCGGTCTGGCTTATCTTCATGAACATGCAAACCCTTCCATTGTACACTGGAACATTCAAGTTAAAGGGTCAGTATACAAAACTACCTACCGTcgtaaagaaaaattaattcatttattttttcataattaaggGTAATAATAGTGTTAacctcaatatatatattttttcaacaaaGTTCTGCACCATGACTTTTTCAGTGAAACAATACGAACCTAATTATTGTGACCTATTCCTGAGTAATGGGACCAGGCTTTTGATAACTCCAGAGTAAAATAAATCCCCCTGATATAAAACAACTTTTGTTTCCAGAGCTCCAACAAGGCTTTTGATCTCAAAAACTTCAACAACAACATTTAAAAAGAGCAAAAACCAAAGAACCTGCATTTTCTATATTGCTTGTAGAAACATACATAAATTTAATCGAATTTCAACCCAATGAAGGTACATGTACATGACTTTGTTGGTCAATCTATGATGACCATATTAGCTTCACTACTTGCAGTAGTAGTGTTCTCCATTCCCATTCCCATAAACTGTGCTGTGGAAGATTGCCGCAGACcatcattatcatcatcacAGTCGATCAAGTGGTCGAGTAAATCATAATCCATCGAGAAGTCGAGCGCATTGACTTGGTCTTCTTCACTACCAAAAGGACTAGGCCAATATCCAATATTATTGTCAGTGAGGACCAGGCCTTGTTGAGTCTCATAAACATCTGACGCCCTCTCTTGGTTACAAACTGCATACGATCCCAAGGCTTGTTCCGTGAATGGTTGTGCGGTGTCCGAAAGCAAGAAATCGCTCATTAGGGCATCGCCATCACCGCCACCATGAAATTGGCTGACGTCATCAGTATTGTTTGCCCTAGCTTGGGAAGAGACCACAGTTGTTGGGTATGCAATAGAGCTGTCCGGCTGAGATTGAGTGAGTCCAGTTGGCAAGTATGAAACGCTCCCACCAACTCCAGTAGCCTCAGACATGGGAGTGCAATCACCGATAAGTTCCTCAAAGCTAGTCACTTTTTGCGGCCTTTGCCTCTTATTTTGAGATTGAACTGGAGTGTCGGTTTCATTATCCTCTTCTGCAGTTCTCAACTTTCTCTTCCCCCTGTCATTCTTTCGAATCCGGCATAGCACAAACTGATTGGTTGAGTTTGGTTTGGGCTTCACCAATGAAGGGTGAAGGCTGTACTCGTGCATAATCCAGCAACCGTCTTGAACAGATTTAGGGTTTTCATAATGAAACCTTTTCCATATACCTAAATCGTTCTCCTTATTCTCCAGATCACTGACTGTGGTCCCTGAGTTTTCACCTTTCCATGTCCCGGACCCTATCGTGCGAGCGGCGCGGGAGTCCTTGTCACTCAGGCTCTTCAATTTGGTGAAGAAATAAAGGTCTTCACCTTTGGCTAAGTTGTGTCCACCATATTCATGCCATATATCCCATGGCTCTATCTTACCATAAAGATCCATTTCTGGAATAACATTTTCATACATAAAGGATGTGCCACGAACCTtgttaagaagataatatcccAATAACTGATCATCTCTTGGACGAAATTTGAAACCAACTGGAAGATTAACAGCAGACTCACAAGGTGCCATATATAAGCTATGTAGCAGGTTCCTCTTCGACTTTTGTGGAGAAGAGAAGATTAAAGATGAACTTGGTTTCTTGGAATGGAAAGAAAATGAGTATGTAGGCTGGTTGGCAGAGAGAGGGTGTTGGATTCTTTAATATATGGTGGTGATTCTGTAATGAGTTTCTTGGGGTTTTGTGAGAGGCATCTTCCTTCCattcctatatatataggagtaTTAGGGCAACTGGAAGCTAAATCTTATGCGGGGAGGATTTGTGTTGTCATATCTCCATGTTATAAGGGGAGGATAAAtactgaaaaaaattaatataaaaatatttgagatcCGACAATAGTgcaaataaatacaaagagCTCTTTCCATtaatgccttttttattttttgtctggACTTATCAAATATAGAAAAACAATTGATTTTTCATTCCAAAGTCTCCTTTTCTATGAACCATTATTTACTTGATATTGCAATATCAAGCGTCATCTATTTCCCTTTGGTTTCtctgtgtttttgtttctttcccaAATAGGATAAGTCTTGGTATCTCGAGATATTTTCATAGATAATGAACTACAAATGATGAAATATACAATACGGATGACTGTCAAACATCTGCAAAACGGGATCccctttttgaatttttttaggtgGGCTATACGTACTAAAGATTATGTTTTATTAGTTTAAATTAACAAGTTATGGTTTATTCTGGTTTAACTACGGGTATTAGATGGGTTaagattatgtttttttagGTGGGCTatactaatatttaatttgtaattttaaaaatattaaatatttgaagTTTTTCTCCTTGGTTTAGATTTCTCTGCATTAGCCCTACTTCTCGACAGATCATGCTCATGATTGTTTCTGCTCTATTTCAGTCTTATCTTTTAAGAACTGTTAGAATTCATAGCTTTTGGTATTTAGTTTTTATGGAGATTTGAGTGTTTTGGAGAGAAGGAGAGTTACAGAGAAAATGCGACTATGGAGCCGCAATATTGCTGAGTTGACAGACCATTTGACGAGCCTATCATCCGATAAGATGATTTCACTTGTCATAATTTGACACTTAGATCCTAGGCTAGATAAGAGAACACTTGGACTATGATCCAATGGCTCATATTACATTAGGAAATTAAAacttataaaatgaaattcataAGAATTTGTAACTTTGCCTTCAAGATATCAGCTCAAGGGTTACACatcaacactcccttctaaccCTTTAGCTGATTTCACACCAAGCAATCTTCTTAGACAGGCAAATCGACCCTTTGGCAAGGTCTTGGTCAATATGTCTGCAATCTGATCTTTTGTTTTGAAGTAAACAAGTTCGATCTCTTTTGCTTGAATGGCTTAAATGATGAAATGAAACTTTCGATTGATGTGCCTAGTTTTCTGATGAAGAACCGGATTCTTTGCCATTGCTATGGCAGAGGTCTTATCACACAGAATTGGTGTGCCTTCCACTTGCTCCTCTCCAAAGTCTTCAAGCACAAACCTTAGACATTTAGCTTGTGATGTTGCTTCCGCAGCACTGACATACTCTGCTTCTGCAGTGTATTCTGTTTGATCGATGCCCATGAAAACATACCAGATCCTAGTGTAAAAGCATACCCTGAAGTGCTTCTCATGTCATCCTCACTTCTTGCCCAGTCATTGTCACAGTACCCTATTAGAGTagttgtttttccttttacaaATTCAATTGCAAAGTCAAGAGTGCCTTGAATGTATCTCAACACTCTCTTGGTTGTTCCCATATGCTTCTTTGTGGAGTTGTGCATGAATCTAGCAAGTAAGCTAGAAGCAAACATTATATCCGGCCTTTTAGCAGTCAAGAATAGTAAGTTGCCTACAACCTGTCTATATTCACTTTCATTTGCTGCTTCACTGCCATCTACCTTGCATAACTTCTCATTCACAGCTAGTGGCGTTGCCACAGATTTGTAATCTTGACAGGACCTGCCCCGGAATTTTCCAAAAACCGAAGCAGACCCCGTCTTTGTTCCGACATCATCCcaatgccgggcccacttactaaaaatcGAGACTCTTGACCAAAATTTtgacagagtctcccctataaattaagcaaacccaacaaaaatttcaacctgcaacatacataaaataatctcaaccagcagcatgctttcataatacaacaaaacacactaaatggcctccggcctcacaggTAAAATCTACCATGAgcgataacagagcatctactgaatttagtttacaagaacagttgagtagaagaaattaCTCAGATCCTAACTAGGAAATTTCACAGTTCGAGCCTCGTACACCACTTGCACTATTCCTGGAGCGACTACTAGCTGGGgacacaaaacagaaaacatgtgagtgaacaaaaacaagatgTGGAGTTAAAACAATATAGTAACCCTACCGTATAAAAGTAATGCTCAAGACATGCAGATtcacaattcataatttaattactcTAAATATATTTCATTTAAAACTCTTTTAAAACACAAATCACTTCATCCATAAACCACATCCCCACAATCTTGCTACTCCTACCAAACCACTGATAAACTCTAATTTCTTCACTCTCCCaactataaatatacataaatatatatatatatatatatataaatataactataCAATATACTCATTACACCACCTAGGTACtagggaaacaatccaaccgggggatcGTTTAACTAGCCCGTAGGATTTTCAGGTGCTATCCTGtgtctagggatgagcggtccaaccgggAGACTAAACTCCATagctcacacaccggaacatccaacgccatgtgtagctccAATACTAAGTCCTACGCGCGTagactggatcatcacacaccaGAACATCCAACGTCATGGATGATGATCCCAAACAATATACAGAGTCtttccatacgccggaacatccaacgccgcatatggaaagtgtctcacatgccggaacatccaacacCGCGTGTGAGACTGACAACCTATTCTTCCCATATGCctgaacatccaacgccacgtgtgagaaGTCTAAtaactggggaaggtacttacaTAGTGTAATCATACAACTTCTCTCAACAACCCCTCATATCCATGTTCTTCCACAACTCACCTTCACAACCCAAGTATCTCGCCtataaagaatatatatatatatatatatatataactttcccaaaatccatataaatTATACTCTCGATACCCAAATATGCCAAACccacaatatattgccaaagtGCTATACAAACATAAAATTCAAtccatgaatataatatattcaataaaccattaaaaacattatgcataaatctttcatcaataaaaccatgcatatgattgaaaacaaagtccactcacaaataTTCCCACGCTGCCTGACCACGAGAGGGTCTTGCCTGCTGAGTACGTGCAGTCGGAGcacctatttcgagatacgaacccttaattaatataaaattacttcGAAGcagaaatcacaaattaaatacttaaatccccaaattcccaGTACGTGTACGTTGAAGGAGGTATCCTAAGATCCGATTACAGATTTAGGAATCGCTCACGATTGtacggttatcgctaacccacaaactttgcattattgaatcggaacattcGGGGCTTCGATTAATGATCCGTGAAGTCCTACAcggtcctaggaatacctagaacaacatattttaattgggAAAAGATCTAACGGTCAGAACCTATCGAACttggataacgcacaatatgcgaaaatccgttcaATAGtcaacgacgtccgaattgagatccgcaaaatcctatgcactagtgacaacctaaggatctcatcgggtcAAATTGCAACTTCACCAGCCTCGCCCACGCTCCGGCAGCGCttgggtgtgtagagtaaatTCCGGTGatggaaaaactccacacccgagctcacccttcctatcctagcttctactcaaggtcaggatcacttcattcaactaATGGGAGGTCCAATTCGGACGGCAACTGGCCagaatttcactttgaaatccagccaaaacctaggtttaCAAAATCGATTTCTACACAGTATATCGATCCAAACCTATGCAACAGTCAGCTAGAccaaggaaaaagaggaagaaacctCACCTTAATCACCAGGTTTGGTCGGCGTAGACGGCGGCGTGACGACGGCCATTCACCGGCTTAGACCAGTCGAGATTGCCGACGAAATTCAAGGTTTTCGACGAGGAAAGCTGGTGGGTCTTGACCGGGACGTCGAGGGGAGTCGATTGGCAACAGTTACTATTTTGTCATCAATTTTGGTGACTGTTGTGGGGGTTACTAAAGGCTTAAGTCacctttttgacttttttggtgaTTAAAAAGGCTACCAGACTTTCAAtcaccttttttgttttttgttttttttagtgactAAAGCCTTTAAAACCAAATAACTGATCATCTCTTGGACGAAATTTAAAACCAACTGGAAGATTAACAACAGACTCACAAGGTGCCATATATAAGCTATGTAGCAGGTTCCTCTTCGACTTTTGTGGAGAAGAGAAGATTAAAGATGATCTTGGTTTCTTGGAATGGAAAGAAAATGAGTATGTAGGCTGGTTGGCAGAGGGAGGGTATTGGATTCTTTAATATATTGTGGTGATTCTGTAATGAGTTTCTCGGGGTTTTGTGAGAGTCATCTTCCTTCCattcccatatatatatatataggagtaTTAGGGCAAATCTTATAGGTGGAGGATTTGTCATATCTGTCCATGTTTGATGGGGAGGATTCGTCATATCTGTACAGCTATCAGTTTGATAATTATCTTGTAATAACAATATATTCGGATTAAGTTGTAACAACAGCACAAGCTTACTTGTGCCCCGAGCAACAAATAGAAACTTGGCAAGCATGTCTCTTCCAATGTCATaaggaatttttattttaatcgtgttttttcttcaaacaGTAAAAGTTTCAAGTAGTTTCTTTATGCATCACCAAACATTAATTCCCTAACCAccctttctccttcttcttctactccaaaccctaaaaaataaaaccaagaaAAAGGCTATACTTGCCATTAGCTTCCGTTGGGagcatataattatataaagaaCTTGAAAAGGtgttaaaataacaatattctttttcttctaagtAAGTATGAAGATCTATTGAAGGGAAGAGACTCTTAGCTAGATGTATCATGTTTGTTCTGCTACTATAAATTGTAATAATTCGCAAATCCTACTCTATTGTTGCACATATATGAATTATGAAAAGGTTTTCCCATCCGAtatgcttgttttttttttttttttttaatagaaaaaga
Proteins encoded:
- the LOC18771919 gene encoding NAC domain-containing protein 74, with translation MAPCESAVNLPVGFKFRPRDDQLLGYYLLNKVRGTSFMYENVIPEMDLYGKIEPWDIWHEYGGHNLAKGEDLYFFTKLKSLSDKDSRAARTIGSGTWKGENSGTTVSDLENKENDLGIWKRFHYENPKSVQDGCWIMHEYSLHPSLVKPKPNSTNQFVLCRIRKNDRGKRKLRTAEEDNETDTPVQSQNKRQRPQKVTSFEELIGDCTPMSEATGVGGSVSYLPTGLTQSQPDSSIAYPTTVVSSQARANNTDDVSQFHGGGDGDALMSDFLLSDTAQPFTEQALGSYAVCNQERASDVYETQQGLVLTDNNIGYWPSPFGSEEDQVNALDFSMDYDLLDHLIDCDDDNDGLRQSSTAQFMGMGMENTTTASSEANMVIID